In one Triplophysa dalaica isolate WHDGS20190420 chromosome 9, ASM1584641v1, whole genome shotgun sequence genomic region, the following are encoded:
- the mrps22 gene encoding 28S ribosomal protein S22, mitochondrial, with the protein MAAFGVTRGLWRSYCCVKVGDQNAHTLLRVTRRLLCVSAPDNSSTNVPKSQFTDPEVQDILTKITGLDLQKVFRPLKQQRKPPKYKLMTDAELDEAVQKAQGEAKLLLKMPPVLPERKPISDVISEDQILEGMDTAKYVFTDINFNIPHRERFIVVREPGGTLRKASWEERDRIVQVYFPKEGRKLTPLPIFKEENLKMLFEQDRHEDVLNYCIVQFEPDSAEFIRVHTLTYEDIEKHGKYDILRSTRFFGGLTWHLVNGQRIDGLLVDMLQRDLMQDAVGLVCLFNLVHPQSESARHAQTQQATDLDLLKIYGEYESHRAGFIELAVQTYEQTKNVLSTS; encoded by the exons ATGGCAGCTTTCGGTGTAACACGGGGTTTATGGAGGTCTTACTGTTGTGTTAAAGTCGGGGATCAAAATGCGCACACGCTTCTGCGGGTTACGAGAAGATTGTTGTGTGTGTCCGCACCAGACAACA GTTCAACAAATGTCCCTAAAAGTCAATTTACAGATCCAGAGGTTCAAGATATTCTGACCAAAATCACAGGTTTGGATCTGCAGAAAGTCTTCCGGCCCTTGAAACAGCAGCGAAAGCCACCTAAATACAAACTTATGACAGATGCTGAATTAGATGAG GCAGTGCAAAAAGCACAAGGGGAGGCAAAACTGTTGCTCAAGATGCCCCCGGTCCTGCCTGAGCGAAAGCCCATAAGCGATGTGATTTCCGAAGATCAGATACTGGAGGGCATGGATACTGCCAAATATGTTTTCACCGACATCAACTTTAACATCCCACATCGA GAACGCTTCATTGTCGTAAGAGAGCCCGGAGGAACACTGAGAAAAGCATCGTGGGAAGAACGAGACCGCATCGTACAAGTTTATTTCCCCAAAGAGGGTCGCAAGCTTACGCCTCTACCCATCTTTAAAGAAGAGAATCTCAAG ATGCTCTTTGAACAGGATCGACACGAGGACGTCCTTAACTATTGCATTGTCCAGTTTGAGCCAGACTCTGCAGAATTTATACGG GTTCACACGTTGACCTATGAGGACATTGAGAAGCACGGGAAATACGATATCCTAAGGTCCACCCGGTTCTTCGGAGGTTTGACCTGGCATCTGGTCAACGGCCAGCGAATCGATGGCCTTCTTGTGGACATGCTGCAGAGAGACCT AATGCAAGATGCAGTGGGGctggtgtgtttgtttaatctgGTTCATCCTCAGAGCGAATCTGCACGTCACGCCCAAACTCAACAGGCTACTGACCTGGACCTTCTCAAG ATTTATGGGGAGTATGAGTCACATCGAGCCGGATTCATCGAGCTGGCTGTGCAAACATATGAGCAGACCAAAAATGTTCTGAGCACTTCATAA